The window GCCGAATTCCGCGGCATCGTCGGCGGCCTTTTGCAGCGCGGCCTGTTGTTCCGCGGAGAAGCCGTCGAACGTCTTCTTGGAGATCGCCAGGTAATTGAGGTCGACCAGATGCGAGGTCATGCAGATCTGCTTGGTGACTTCGTAGAACTTCGCGTCCACCACTGTCGGCAGCGGATTGTCCTGCCCGTCGATGGCGCCGGTCTGCAGGCCGGTATAGATTTCGGTGAAGGCCATCGGCACCGGATTGGCGCCGAGCGCCCTGCCGAGGAACTGCCAGGCATCGGTGCCGGGCATACGCAGCGTCACGCCCTTGAGATCCGCGGGCGTCATCACGGTGAGCTCGTCCTTGGACTCACGCAGATTGAGCTGGCGACGGCCGAGATACATCACCGTCAGCAGTTTGACGCCGAGCTCGTCCTCGACCTTCTGCTTCAACGGATCCATCAGCGGGTCATTGAAGACCTTCACCTGATGCGCCGCGTCCTTATGAACGTAGCCGGCCGAAAAGATCGAGAACTCCGGCAGGAAAACGGCGAGTTCCTGCGCCGAGGTGATCGCCATCTCCAGATTGCCGCGGGCAAT is drawn from Sinorhizobium sojae CCBAU 05684 and contains these coding sequences:
- the dctP gene encoding TRAP transporter substrate-binding protein DctP — protein: MKTKFTRRSVLAMSAAAAALPLMSRVAFAADKPVLRLSTPASDTDQRSVALMEKFAPSIADFATFEPHWNATLFKQGTELEAIARGNLEMAITSAQELAVFLPEFSIFSAGYVHKDAAHQVKVFNDPLMDPLKQKVEDELGVKLLTVMYLGRRQLNLRESKDELTVMTPADLKGVTLRMPGTDAWQFLGRALGANPVPMAFTEIYTGLQTGAIDGQDNPLPTVVDAKFYEVTKQICMTSHLVDLNYLAISKKTFDGFSAEQQAALQKAADDAAEFGRQNQLKKEDELVAFLKEKGLEIYEPDIAAFRDHVQKMFLESEFAAAWPAGMLDKINALAA